A genomic window from Thunnus maccoyii chromosome 2, fThuMac1.1, whole genome shotgun sequence includes:
- the LOC121881192 gene encoding E3 ubiquitin-protein ligase DTX1-like isoform X2, with translation MLLASAVVVWEWLNEHGRWRPYSPAVSHQIEAAIRSGDPRGGSVVLGQVDSRLSPYIIDLQSMHQFRQDTGTIRPVRRSFYDPASAPGQGWQWEWENDAGSWTPYDMEVAIAIESAHSRQQPCLDLTPLGFCYLIDYQNMTQVNKQSQRCRRIQRRADMAHPLVSGPLPFQKGGGGVGGGGGLTGALLGVGVSGASMGIGSSVYPNGGSTATGLGQPCSCQQCMLVLSVKTNTGGAGGGIQTLGRRSLTMQRPKNSAPMVPKPLSPSKSATLGRGQQQNSNSNSNYYQTLPHGLAISRNTASPRRNAQLFAQSLAALTAGTSSLGISSSSNRPPPPSLPPPQPPSSNPNLNPPSLPAKHSSSSSANESVPTATLITPASNVTTPPSPVPSPSPLVMKPQRTPSTAATVCHAPLPQRSSLAGLSRPALQRIAMAQSRALIASGVPTVPVKNLNGSSPVHPALAGITGILMSAAALPVCLTRPPKLVLHPPPVSKSDIKPVPGFGHCCRKTTKKQARKGKTPEEVVKKYLQKVKSPPEEDCTICMEPLAGPSGYKGPGVGPVSRAESVGRLAQCGHQYHFQCLVAMYNNGNKDGSLQCPTCKTIYGVKTGNQPAGKMEYHVIPHSLPGHPDYKTIRIIYNIPPGIQGPEHPNPGKPFTARGFPRHCYLPDSEKGRKVLRLLLVAWDRRLIFSVGTSSTTGESDTVIWNEVHHKTEFGSNLTGHGFPDPGHLDNVLEELRAQGITEDDGLTDK, from the exons gaACCATCCGTCCAGTGCGGAGGAGTTTTTATGACCCAGCCTCGGCCCCGGGGCAGGGTTGGCAGTGGGAGTGGGAAAACGATGCGGGTTCATGGACGCCCTATGACATGGAGGTGGCCATTGCCATCGAGAGCGCCCACAGCCGCCAGCAGCCCTGCCTCGACCTCACACCGCTCGGCTTCTGCTACCTCATTGATTATCAGAACATGACACAG GTGAACAAACAGAGCCAGAGGTGTCGGAGGATCCAGAGGCGTGCTGACATGGCACACCCTCTAGTGTCGGGGCCTCTCCCCTTtcagaagggaggaggaggtgtaggaggagggggagggctAACAGGAGCCCTGCTGGGTGTTGGGGTATCAGGGGCCAGCATGGGTATTGGAAGCTCTGTTTACCCCAATGGGGGCTCAACAGCTACTGGACTGGGCCAGCCTTGTTCCTGCCAGCAATGCATGCTGGTCCTTAGTGTGAAAACAAATACAGGAGGAGCAGGGGGAGGGATACAGACTTTAGGTAGACGTTCACTAACCATGCAGCGACCCAAGAACTCAGCACCCATGGTCCCCAAACCCCTGAGTCCATCTAAATCAGCCACTCTGGGACGAGGACAGCAGCAGAACTCCAACTCCAACTCCAACTACTACCAGACGCTGCCGCACGGCCTGGCCATCTCCAGAAACACCGCCTCCCCGAGAAGGAACGCCCAGCTCTTCGCTCAGTCGCTGGCCGCCCTCACCGCAGGCACCTCCTCTCTGGGTATCTCCTCGTCTTCCAACAGGCCGCCTCCCCCATCCCTCCCGCCCCCTCAGCCCCCATCATCCAACCCGAACCTGAACCCTCCGTCCCTTCCGGCTAAGcactcctcctcatcctcagccAACGAATCAGTGCCAACCGCCACATTAATTACCCCTGCCAGCAACGTGACCACGCCCCCTTCTCCCGTGCCATCTCCATCGCCGTTGGTGATGAAGCCGCAGCGCACGCCATCGACAGCGGCGACAGTGTGCCATGCCCCGTTGCCACAGAGATCAAGCTTAGCCGGGCTGAGCAGACCAGCACTACAGAGGATTGCCATGGCCCAGTCCAGAGCACTCATAGCCTCAGG TGTGCCCACCGTCCCTGTAAAGAACCTCAATGGATCCAGTCCTGTTCACCCTGCACTGGCTG GGATCACAGGCATCCTGATgagtgctgctgctctgcccGTCTGTCTTACCAGGCCTCCTAAACTTGTACTGCACCCTCCACCTGTCAGCAAGAGCGACATCAAACCTGTGCCAGGCTTTGGCCACTGCTGCAGAAAGACCACCAAGAAGCAGGCTCGCAAGG gtAAAACTCCAGAGGAGGTGGTAAAGAAGTACCTGCAGAAAGTAAAAAGTCCACCAGAGGAG GACTGTACCATCTGTATGGAGCCACTGGCGGGTCCATCCGGATATAAGGGCCCAGGGGTGGGACCTGTTTCAAGAGCAGAGTCAGTGGGGCGACTAGCACAGTGTGGACACCAGTACCATTTCCAGTGTCTGGTGGCCATGTATAATAATGGCAACAAGGATGGCAG TCTTCAGTGTCCCACCTGTAAAACCATCTACGGCGTAAAGACAGGCAACCAACCGGCAGGGAAGATGGAGTACCACGTCATCCCTCACTCTCTACCAGGGCATCCTGACTACAAAACCATACGCATCATCTACAACATACCACCAGGCATTCAG GGACCAGAGCATCCGAACCCAGGAAAGCCCTTCACTGCCAGAGGCTTTCCACGACACTGCTACCTCCCAGACAGCGAGAAAGGACGCAAG GTACTTAGACTGCTCCTGGTAGCGTGGGACCGCAGGTTGATCTTCTCAGTTGGTACTTCGAGCACTACAGGAGAGTCTGACACCGTCATCTGGAACGAG GTCCACCATAAGACAGAGTTTGGCTCCAACCTGACCGGCCACGGCTTCCCCGACCCCGGACACCTCGACAACGTCCTGGAAGAGCTCCGAGCTCAGGGCATCACAGAGGACGACGGACTGACAGACAAGTGA
- the LOC121881192 gene encoding E3 ubiquitin-protein ligase DTX1-like isoform X1, which translates to MANSNNMLLASAVVVWEWLNEHGRWRPYSPAVSHQIEAAIRSGDPRGGSVVLGQVDSRLSPYIIDLQSMHQFRQDTGTIRPVRRSFYDPASAPGQGWQWEWENDAGSWTPYDMEVAIAIESAHSRQQPCLDLTPLGFCYLIDYQNMTQVNKQSQRCRRIQRRADMAHPLVSGPLPFQKGGGGVGGGGGLTGALLGVGVSGASMGIGSSVYPNGGSTATGLGQPCSCQQCMLVLSVKTNTGGAGGGIQTLGRRSLTMQRPKNSAPMVPKPLSPSKSATLGRGQQQNSNSNSNYYQTLPHGLAISRNTASPRRNAQLFAQSLAALTAGTSSLGISSSSNRPPPPSLPPPQPPSSNPNLNPPSLPAKHSSSSSANESVPTATLITPASNVTTPPSPVPSPSPLVMKPQRTPSTAATVCHAPLPQRSSLAGLSRPALQRIAMAQSRALIASGVPTVPVKNLNGSSPVHPALAGITGILMSAAALPVCLTRPPKLVLHPPPVSKSDIKPVPGFGHCCRKTTKKQARKGKTPEEVVKKYLQKVKSPPEEDCTICMEPLAGPSGYKGPGVGPVSRAESVGRLAQCGHQYHFQCLVAMYNNGNKDGSLQCPTCKTIYGVKTGNQPAGKMEYHVIPHSLPGHPDYKTIRIIYNIPPGIQGPEHPNPGKPFTARGFPRHCYLPDSEKGRKVLRLLLVAWDRRLIFSVGTSSTTGESDTVIWNEVHHKTEFGSNLTGHGFPDPGHLDNVLEELRAQGITEDDGLTDK; encoded by the exons gaACCATCCGTCCAGTGCGGAGGAGTTTTTATGACCCAGCCTCGGCCCCGGGGCAGGGTTGGCAGTGGGAGTGGGAAAACGATGCGGGTTCATGGACGCCCTATGACATGGAGGTGGCCATTGCCATCGAGAGCGCCCACAGCCGCCAGCAGCCCTGCCTCGACCTCACACCGCTCGGCTTCTGCTACCTCATTGATTATCAGAACATGACACAG GTGAACAAACAGAGCCAGAGGTGTCGGAGGATCCAGAGGCGTGCTGACATGGCACACCCTCTAGTGTCGGGGCCTCTCCCCTTtcagaagggaggaggaggtgtaggaggagggggagggctAACAGGAGCCCTGCTGGGTGTTGGGGTATCAGGGGCCAGCATGGGTATTGGAAGCTCTGTTTACCCCAATGGGGGCTCAACAGCTACTGGACTGGGCCAGCCTTGTTCCTGCCAGCAATGCATGCTGGTCCTTAGTGTGAAAACAAATACAGGAGGAGCAGGGGGAGGGATACAGACTTTAGGTAGACGTTCACTAACCATGCAGCGACCCAAGAACTCAGCACCCATGGTCCCCAAACCCCTGAGTCCATCTAAATCAGCCACTCTGGGACGAGGACAGCAGCAGAACTCCAACTCCAACTCCAACTACTACCAGACGCTGCCGCACGGCCTGGCCATCTCCAGAAACACCGCCTCCCCGAGAAGGAACGCCCAGCTCTTCGCTCAGTCGCTGGCCGCCCTCACCGCAGGCACCTCCTCTCTGGGTATCTCCTCGTCTTCCAACAGGCCGCCTCCCCCATCCCTCCCGCCCCCTCAGCCCCCATCATCCAACCCGAACCTGAACCCTCCGTCCCTTCCGGCTAAGcactcctcctcatcctcagccAACGAATCAGTGCCAACCGCCACATTAATTACCCCTGCCAGCAACGTGACCACGCCCCCTTCTCCCGTGCCATCTCCATCGCCGTTGGTGATGAAGCCGCAGCGCACGCCATCGACAGCGGCGACAGTGTGCCATGCCCCGTTGCCACAGAGATCAAGCTTAGCCGGGCTGAGCAGACCAGCACTACAGAGGATTGCCATGGCCCAGTCCAGAGCACTCATAGCCTCAGG TGTGCCCACCGTCCCTGTAAAGAACCTCAATGGATCCAGTCCTGTTCACCCTGCACTGGCTG GGATCACAGGCATCCTGATgagtgctgctgctctgcccGTCTGTCTTACCAGGCCTCCTAAACTTGTACTGCACCCTCCACCTGTCAGCAAGAGCGACATCAAACCTGTGCCAGGCTTTGGCCACTGCTGCAGAAAGACCACCAAGAAGCAGGCTCGCAAGG gtAAAACTCCAGAGGAGGTGGTAAAGAAGTACCTGCAGAAAGTAAAAAGTCCACCAGAGGAG GACTGTACCATCTGTATGGAGCCACTGGCGGGTCCATCCGGATATAAGGGCCCAGGGGTGGGACCTGTTTCAAGAGCAGAGTCAGTGGGGCGACTAGCACAGTGTGGACACCAGTACCATTTCCAGTGTCTGGTGGCCATGTATAATAATGGCAACAAGGATGGCAG TCTTCAGTGTCCCACCTGTAAAACCATCTACGGCGTAAAGACAGGCAACCAACCGGCAGGGAAGATGGAGTACCACGTCATCCCTCACTCTCTACCAGGGCATCCTGACTACAAAACCATACGCATCATCTACAACATACCACCAGGCATTCAG GGACCAGAGCATCCGAACCCAGGAAAGCCCTTCACTGCCAGAGGCTTTCCACGACACTGCTACCTCCCAGACAGCGAGAAAGGACGCAAG GTACTTAGACTGCTCCTGGTAGCGTGGGACCGCAGGTTGATCTTCTCAGTTGGTACTTCGAGCACTACAGGAGAGTCTGACACCGTCATCTGGAACGAG GTCCACCATAAGACAGAGTTTGGCTCCAACCTGACCGGCCACGGCTTCCCCGACCCCGGACACCTCGACAACGTCCTGGAAGAGCTCCGAGCTCAGGGCATCACAGAGGACGACGGACTGACAGACAAGTGA